TCACCGGCCCCTCACGGACCGGATACAAGGAACGACGACCCCGCACGCAGCCACAAGAACAGAACTCAGACCTCGGAGACTAACTAAGTGGCATTGACCTTAAGGGTGGCTCGCGGCGGGTGAAGGAGACCAAGACGTACTCCACGATGACCCGTTCATTGCAGACCATGGCCGAACGGTTGCTGGATCTGGGGGGCGAGTGGTGCGTTCGCGGACATGGCGAAGTGCGTCGTTTGCGGGACTCGTAATCGACGATGATCGCTCCCCAGTAGCCGCTCGAGGCCCGCAGTTGACAGTGCCTCCGAAGCTCTCCGCCGCGGTCTAGGGTCTGGCTATGGATGAGAAGACGACAGACGCCCCCAAGGACAAGGACCGCGCGGCCTCCTCCACCACGACTGTGCCCGCCGACCCCGTCGACGACATCGTCACGACCGAGCACACGCTGCAGATCGGCCGCACGCAACTCGCCTACACCGCGACGACCGGTCGCGTCGTCCTGCGTGAGGAGATGTACGAGGACGGGGCCTTCACGGGGCTGAAGGCCAAGGCCGAGGTCTCCATCACGGCCTACGTCGCAGCCGTGAGCGGTGACACGCCTCGACCGGTGACGTTCGCCTTCAACGGCGGGCCGGGTTCGAGCTCGGTCTGGCTGCACCTGGGGCTCATGGGGCCGCGCCGAGTGGTGTCGGGCGACGTGGGATCGCTTCAGGCCCCGCCATTCGGACTCACCGACAACCTCGAGACCCTCCTGCGCGTCACCGACCTCGTCTTCATCGACCCGGTCTCGACCGGCTTCTCCCGCGCGGTTTCCGGTGGCAAGCCGAAGGCATACCACGGCTTCACCGCGGACCTCGAGAGCGTCGGAGAGGTAATTCGCCTCTGGACCACCCGCAACAACCGCTGGCTCTCACCGAAGTTCATCGCGGGCGAGTCGTACGGCACCGTCCGTGCCGCGGCCCTCGCGGAGCACCTCCAGACCCGTCGGGGGATGTTCCTCAACGGCGTCATCCTCATCTCGAGCGTCATCGACCTCGGGTCGATCGGCCTCCACGAGCCCGAGGACCGCGGCTACGTGGGGTTCCTCCCGACCTATGCAGCCGTCGCGCACTTCCACGGCAAGCGCGGGAAGAAGGCGCTGCGCAGCGTGCTCGCCGAGGCCGAGGACTATGCCGAGCGCACATATCCGTGGGTCCTCTCACGGGGGCACCGGCTCACCACCAAGCAGCGCACCGAGGCGGTCGGGGCCCTTGCCCGGATGACTGGGCTCAGCGAGGAGTACGTCGACTTGTCAGACCTCAGGGTCGAGCACCTCCACTTCTTCGTCGAGCTGCTCCGTCGCGAACGGCTCGTCGTCGGCCGGCTCGACAGCCGTTTCACGGGGCCGACCGGCAACGGGGTCGCGGAGAAGCTGGAGGACGACCCGAGCGTGGACGCCATGGCCGGTCCGTATGCCGCCGCGTGGAACCACTACGTGAGGGCTGAGCTCGGCTACGAGAACGACCTGCCGTACGAGCAGCTGTCGCTGAAGGCCAGCGAGGAGTGGTCGTTCAAGGAGTTCGAGGGCCGGCCCGTCGACGTCAGCGACAAGCTCGCCCGCGCGATGCGCGCCAACC
This region of Actinomycetes bacterium genomic DNA includes:
- a CDS encoding peptidase S10; translated protein: MDEKTTDAPKDKDRAASSTTTVPADPVDDIVTTEHTLQIGRTQLAYTATTGRVVLREEMYEDGAFTGLKAKAEVSITAYVAAVSGDTPRPVTFAFNGGPGSSSVWLHLGLMGPRRVVSGDVGSLQAPPFGLTDNLETLLRVTDLVFIDPVSTGFSRAVSGGKPKAYHGFTADLESVGEVIRLWTTRNNRWLSPKFIAGESYGTVRAAALAEHLQTRRGMFLNGVILISSVIDLGSIGLHEPEDRGYVGFLPTYAAVAHFHGKRGKKALRSVLAEAEDYAERTYPWVLSRGHRLTTKQRTEAVGALARMTGLSEEYVDLSDLRVEHLHFFVELLRRERLVVGRLDSRFTGPTGNGVAEKLEDDPSVDAMAGPYAAAWNHYVRAELGYENDLPYEQLSLKASEEWSFKEFEGRPVDVSDKLARAMRANPHLKVHVAYGYLDGATPYYAAQETFAHLDVPTELLANIEHAFYPAGHMMYVHEPSRVQQSKDLAAFIRGASQPRR